In Oscillatoria sp. FACHB-1406, the DNA window GATGGCGGTCGATAACGCGATCGATCCAATGTTGGAATCTGTCGCGAAATTGGTCGATTCCGATACTATCCATTACAGTTTCGGGGGCAATTTATTCAAGCTTAACCGAATCGCCGTATTTTCGCGCCCACTCTTCAACCCATTTCAACGGGTTAAGGGAAAACGCGGTTATTTTTTTTAGATTCAAAGCGTCTTCCCAGACCTCTTCAATCCTGACTCCTAAACTCCTGTATTCTTTTCCAAGAGAGTTTCACACCCAGACAGACTCGCTATAGTAGTCTAGTAAATCAGATTGTCCGCAGTGTCGATCGCTGTCGATTGTGTCTCATTCTCAGGATAGATGTCTTTACCCAAACGAGTTTCAACCGCCCTCATCAACGCCCTCGCCGCCGGAGTCGTCCCCAGAATGGGATTGGAAAGCATCGCTGTCGGGAGAGAACGCGAACTTACGGCAATGACACAAGACTTAGAAACGATTGCCGACGGCGGTGCGGCGTTTCGCTTCGTCGTCGGGCGTTACGGTGCGGGAAAAAGCTTTTTATTGCAACTGTTACGCAACCGCGCGATGGAACAAGGATTCGTGGTTGCCGATGCCGATTTATCCCCCCAATTGCGCCTCGCGGGTAGCAAAAACCAAGCCCTGGCAACCTATCGAGAGTTGATGAAAAACTTAGCGACGCGCACCCATGCAAACGGCGGCGCGAGTGCTTTGATTTTGGAGAAATGGATTAGCAGCATTCTCAATCAAGTGGCGCGAGAGACGGGAAAACAACCGGGAGAACCGGAATTCGACAGCAAAGTTGAAAGTAAGATTCGCGAAGTTGTCGAAGATTTGGAAGGGTTGGTTCACGGTTTCGATTTTGCCAATATTATCGTTGCTTACTGGCGGGGCTATCGCGAAGATAATGCGGCGCTTAAAGATGCAGCGTTGCGATGGTTGCGTGGCGAGTATTCGAGCAAAGCTGAGGCAAAAGCGGCGCTGGGAACGCGAGTGATTATCGATGACGATACTTGGTACGATTATATCAAATTATTTGCCAAGTTTTCTGCGGATTTGGGCTATAAGGGGTTGATTATTTTCCTCGATGAAGCGGTTCATTTATATAAGGTATCGAATGCAAAGTCTCGCCAAGCGAATTACGATAAACTCTTGGCGATGTTCAACGATTCGATGCAGGGGAAGGCAGAATATTTAGGAATTGTCGTGGGCGGAACGCCGGAGTTTATTGAGGATAAACGTCGCGGTTTGCAGAGCGATGAGGCTTGGAAAACTCGTTTGGTTCCCAGTCGTTTTTTAAAGAGCGGACTGCGCGATTTTTCAATGCCTGCGGTGCGTTTGGAGCCGCTAACCGCCGCCGAAGTGACGCAACTGTTGCAGCGTCTCAATCAAGTTCGAGTCGAAAGCGATCGCTCGATTCCGCTGTTATCTGCCGCGCAAATCGAGCAGTTCCAACAAGCGGTGATGAATCGTTTGGGAGCGGATAAGTTAATTACGCCGCGCGAAATTGTGCGAGATTTTATTACAATTTTAAACCTTTTGCAACAGAACCCGGAAGTGCGTTTAGAACAATTGCTTTCGAGTTCGGATTTCCAAGTTTTGGGAACGGATGCAGAAGAAGATGATTATACGCTCTCGCTGTAATAGGTATGTTAATTGAAGCAGAATATCAAAATCGAGTTGAAAACGCGATCGCGACACTCCAGAACGATTTACCGACGTTGTTCGAGCGGGATATTGACTACAGTATCTATACGGGCGAGATTGAGTTTAAGGATCCGGTGAATGAGTTTAAAGGGAAGTTCAATTATCGGATTATTTTTTGGACGCTGCGCTTTCATGCGGCTTTATTTTTTACCCAAATCTTTTTTGATGTGCATCGTATCGAACAGACAGCCAAGGAGACGATTCGGGTAGAATGGACGGTGCGAGGGCGGTTGCGATTGCCGTGGGAAGCGAATTTATTTTTTAATGGCGATTCGACTTATACTTTAACACCGGAAGGATTTATCGATCGCCATCGGGATACTTGGGATCGGAAACCAATCGAGATTTTGAAACAGTTTCTCCCGCAGAGTAAGTCGTAGTCCCTCCGTCCCCTGGTACGCTGAGTCTCGACTTCGCTCGACTGCCGCGAAGTCGAAGCGCCCTCACCCCCTCTCCCTATCTCCGACTTGACTGATAACTGCTTTTATGCTCGATCCCAGACGAAAAAAAGAACTAAAACGACTGATTGAAAAGCTAGGATTGCCGGACAACGTGCGGGTGGATTTTAATTTATTGGATTTAGCTTTAACGCATCCGTCAATTTCAAAGACGGCGAATTACGAGCAACTGGAATTTGTAGGCGATGCGGTGGTAC includes these proteins:
- a CDS encoding ATP-binding protein, with translation MSLPKRVSTALINALAAGVVPRMGLESIAVGRERELTAMTQDLETIADGGAAFRFVVGRYGAGKSFLLQLLRNRAMEQGFVVADADLSPQLRLAGSKNQALATYRELMKNLATRTHANGGASALILEKWISSILNQVARETGKQPGEPEFDSKVESKIREVVEDLEGLVHGFDFANIIVAYWRGYREDNAALKDAALRWLRGEYSSKAEAKAALGTRVIIDDDTWYDYIKLFAKFSADLGYKGLIIFLDEAVHLYKVSNAKSRQANYDKLLAMFNDSMQGKAEYLGIVVGGTPEFIEDKRRGLQSDEAWKTRLVPSRFLKSGLRDFSMPAVRLEPLTAAEVTQLLQRLNQVRVESDRSIPLLSAAQIEQFQQAVMNRLGADKLITPREIVRDFITILNLLQQNPEVRLEQLLSSSDFQVLGTDAEEDDYTLSL
- a CDS encoding DUF2358 domain-containing protein, with translation MLIEAEYQNRVENAIATLQNDLPTLFERDIDYSIYTGEIEFKDPVNEFKGKFNYRIIFWTLRFHAALFFTQIFFDVHRIEQTAKETIRVEWTVRGRLRLPWEANLFFNGDSTYTLTPEGFIDRHRDTWDRKPIEILKQFLPQSKS